A stretch of the candidate division WOR-3 bacterium genome encodes the following:
- the mutL gene encoding DNA mismatch repair endonuclease MutL, whose translation MAKIRILSADVRDKIAAGEVITRPVSVVKELVENALDASARKIEIEISDGGKTKCLVNDDGSGMGREDAQLALERYATSKIGSLDDMERVRTYGFRGEALASIVQVSKFEIETSDGLVGTKIIAEGGLIKRILDSERPQGTRIKIADLFFNLPPRLKFMKSATWERRLIADLISSYAVISPDISFYLGDDGRAILNVTGVNSTLQRVKTLFPRRISDSLVEVDFQIGATHIAGVVSLPGMTEKHQLKYIYVNSRPVKYPRIYRSLIELYQDPQYPPAFAVNIMVDPKSVDANVHPTKNEVKLSDERYIVDLLCQVVRRAIYKKPMSVEYDSTEQKGSPALVTKGFVQDTILPYGEGQRFEAGRTTEEFWQLHETYILAQTKSGMIIVDQHVAHERIIYESIMRGKVQSQRLLFPITIDLTPEEYRIYEKTKHALTDMGIEFKEFSSRTIVIDSLPSDAHINREEIAGIFGELSSIGDLIKEKAEIARVVACRGAIKAGQRLSSVEMQSLIDRLFATENPYTCPHGRPIVLRWTIEELAHKFGRG comes from the coding sequence ATGGCCAAGATTAGAATCCTTTCCGCTGATGTACGCGATAAGATCGCGGCCGGCGAGGTCATTACGCGGCCAGTTTCAGTGGTGAAAGAATTAGTCGAGAACGCTTTGGATGCCAGTGCCAGGAAAATCGAAATCGAAATCAGTGATGGCGGTAAAACAAAATGTCTGGTCAATGATGACGGATCCGGCATGGGCAGAGAGGATGCGCAGCTCGCGCTTGAAAGGTATGCAACAAGCAAGATTGGATCACTGGATGATATGGAGCGCGTCAGGACATATGGTTTTCGAGGGGAAGCACTCGCAAGTATTGTTCAGGTCTCGAAATTCGAGATAGAAACGTCCGATGGTTTGGTGGGAACCAAGATCATTGCCGAAGGGGGGTTGATAAAGCGTATCCTCGATTCAGAAAGGCCCCAGGGAACAAGGATAAAGATTGCCGACCTCTTTTTCAATTTACCCCCTCGGTTGAAATTCATGAAGTCTGCAACGTGGGAACGGCGTTTGATTGCCGATTTGATAAGTAGCTATGCAGTTATTTCTCCGGATATATCATTCTATCTTGGGGACGATGGCCGAGCGATACTGAACGTGACCGGAGTAAATTCCACCCTCCAGAGAGTCAAAACCCTATTCCCGAGAAGAATATCCGATTCCTTGGTTGAAGTTGATTTCCAAATTGGGGCTACACACATTGCCGGTGTAGTATCGCTACCTGGCATGACTGAAAAACATCAGCTTAAATATATATATGTGAATTCAAGGCCTGTGAAGTATCCTCGCATCTATCGTTCATTGATCGAGTTATACCAGGACCCTCAATATCCGCCTGCTTTCGCGGTGAACATCATGGTTGACCCCAAGTCTGTTGACGCGAATGTTCATCCAACAAAGAATGAAGTCAAGTTGAGTGACGAACGGTACATAGTGGATCTGCTATGCCAGGTGGTCAGGCGTGCGATATACAAGAAACCGATGAGCGTGGAGTACGACAGTACTGAGCAGAAAGGTAGCCCTGCATTGGTTACAAAAGGATTTGTTCAAGATACTATTTTGCCTTATGGCGAAGGACAGAGATTCGAAGCCGGCCGAACGACTGAAGAATTTTGGCAGCTCCACGAGACTTATATACTAGCCCAGACCAAATCCGGCATGATCATTGTCGATCAACACGTGGCTCATGAACGTATCATCTATGAGTCCATAATGCGGGGAAAGGTGCAGTCGCAGCGCCTTCTTTTTCCTATTACGATAGACCTTACTCCAGAAGAGTACAGGATCTATGAAAAGACGAAGCATGCCCTCACCGATATGGGCATTGAATTCAAAGAGTTCTCAAGTCGCACAATTGTCATCGACAGCCTACCATCAGATGCACACATAAATCGCGAGGAGATCGCGGGTATTTTTGGGGAGCTTAGTTCAATAGGCGACCTGATCAAAGAAAAGGCGGAAATCGCCCGCGTTGTCGCATGCCGTGGTGCGATCAAAGCAGGGCAGAGACTTTCGTCTGTCGAAATGCAATCATTGATAGATCGGCTGTTCGCTACGGAGAATCCCTATACATGTCCTCACGGTCGTCCGATCGTATTAAGGTGGACGATAGAAGAACTGGCACACAAGTTTGGACGAGGGTGA
- a CDS encoding ATP-binding cassette domain-containing protein produces MISIKNLSKAFNSLIVLNDVSFCIDDGSLVVILGPSGTGKSVLLKSMLGLMAVDSGEVLFDGKSIQNATDREIYEIRKQVGFVFQGTALFDSMNVSENIALPLREHTTLSSKAIRERVCGLLEVVGMEGKAGLYPQSLSGGMKRLVAIARALALDPRYLFYDEPTTGLDPIMTDKVVALVKSLKKKYKNSGIVVTHDLSTARAVGDQIYMLKKGKITKLTKIEKELYD; encoded by the coding sequence ATGATCAGCATAAAGAATCTGTCGAAGGCTTTTAACTCGTTGATCGTACTCAATGATGTAAGTTTCTGCATCGACGATGGCTCTCTGGTTGTGATCCTTGGACCTTCCGGCACCGGCAAGAGTGTGCTACTGAAATCGATGTTAGGGCTTATGGCGGTCGATAGCGGTGAGGTTCTGTTTGATGGAAAATCAATACAGAATGCTACTGATAGAGAGATATATGAGATACGGAAACAGGTTGGTTTCGTGTTTCAAGGTACGGCGCTTTTTGATTCCATGAATGTTTCGGAGAATATCGCACTTCCCCTGCGTGAGCATACTACACTTTCGTCAAAGGCTATTCGGGAACGCGTGTGCGGTCTCCTTGAGGTAGTTGGCATGGAAGGCAAGGCGGGTCTTTATCCACAATCACTTTCCGGAGGGATGAAACGACTTGTCGCTATAGCACGCGCACTGGCGCTTGACCCTCGTTATTTGTTCTATGACGAGCCAACAACCGGGCTCGATCCAATAATGACGGATAAAGTTGTTGCCCTTGTAAAGAGCTTGAAAAAGAAATACAAGAATAGTGGTATCGTTGTGACACACGACTTGAGCACAGCCAGGGCGGTGGGTGATCAGATATACATGCTAAAGAAAGGGAAGATAACCAAGTTGACAAAGATTGAAAAGGAATTATATGACTAA
- the coaBC gene encoding bifunctional phosphopantothenoylcysteine decarboxylase/phosphopantothenate--cysteine ligase CoaBC, protein MRVLLGVAGSIAAFKSLELARLLRKHGAEVRFVLTKSALEFITPLSCQTLSDEEVYSDQFVLTTGIKHLSLCEWADIFVIAPATANILGKAACGIGDDLLSTSLLSCQKPILFVPAMDQGMWDNLIVKENVAFLKEHGFSVLEPGVGALASGKIGRGRFPSVNIILKKIMSVVEKRRDLEGRKFLVTGGRTEEDIDPVRVVTNRSTGLMAAELMQAIFCRGGTGKAIIGEVACQLPDGMDITRVRTSAEMLDALHEHFAWCDCLIMAAAVGDYKPQAQSNVKIHDETYDLNLRKNVDLLKEITKQKGNRTVVGFSLEESDQLARAQHKMNAKNMDLVVFNSPAAIGATRAAMSMLRANSEREDMGEQTKWQIANRILDECIMVMDSKTDR, encoded by the coding sequence ATGAGAGTATTGCTTGGCGTGGCCGGTTCAATTGCTGCTTTCAAATCACTTGAACTGGCAAGATTGTTGAGAAAACATGGGGCTGAGGTTCGCTTTGTTCTGACAAAATCAGCGCTTGAGTTTATTACCCCGTTGAGCTGTCAAACCCTGTCTGATGAGGAAGTGTACAGCGACCAGTTCGTGCTGACCACTGGAATCAAGCATCTGAGCCTTTGTGAATGGGCGGATATTTTCGTCATAGCACCGGCAACTGCAAATATCCTCGGTAAGGCTGCATGCGGTATTGGGGATGATCTACTATCAACCTCATTACTCTCTTGTCAGAAACCTATCCTTTTTGTTCCGGCAATGGATCAGGGCATGTGGGATAACCTCATCGTTAAGGAAAATGTTGCTTTCTTGAAGGAACACGGTTTCAGTGTTCTCGAGCCGGGTGTCGGAGCGCTTGCCTCTGGCAAGATTGGCCGGGGCAGATTTCCATCGGTGAATATTATCTTGAAGAAAATAATGTCCGTAGTTGAAAAAAGGCGGGATCTAGAGGGCAGAAAATTCCTCGTGACCGGCGGTCGGACTGAAGAAGATATCGACCCGGTGCGGGTTGTGACCAATCGCTCGACCGGTTTGATGGCGGCTGAGTTAATGCAGGCAATATTTTGCCGCGGAGGTACTGGCAAGGCTATTATCGGCGAAGTGGCTTGCCAATTGCCTGATGGTATGGACATTACCAGGGTGCGGACGTCCGCTGAGATGTTGGATGCATTGCACGAGCATTTTGCGTGGTGCGATTGTTTGATCATGGCGGCTGCGGTCGGGGACTATAAGCCGCAAGCTCAGAGTAATGTCAAAATCCACGATGAGACATATGATCTGAACCTCAGGAAAAATGTTGATCTACTCAAGGAGATTACTAAGCAGAAAGGAAACCGGACCGTTGTTGGTTTTTCTCTCGAAGAATCGGATCAACTCGCTCGAGCGCAGCACAAGATGAATGCAAAGAATATGGATTTAGTCGTTTTCAATTCGCCAGCAGCAATTGGCGCAACACGGGCAGCCATGAGCATGTTGAGAGCGAATTCTGAAAGAGAAGATATGGGAGAACAGACAAAATGGCAGATCGCGAACCGTATTCTCGATGAATGCATTATGGTTATGGACAGCAAAACCGATAGGTAG
- a CDS encoding M20/M25/M40 family metallo-hydrolase — protein MEYLDGLLEKLTLAIGVGYGGDISDVILQCLDAENIPAVLEKDGSVSAHLKGGGKRGVMLACHADEIGYMVSRIDVEGRIFLSEIGGTDARILPGQEVIVTGKRRLSGYIAAKPPHLLSKEDREKAPRLEDLFVDTGLAPSVVKTDVRIGDYVTFAGLYGKLPGDLRTVKALDNRASVACGILVLKELAKKRSGIDVYFVATSQEEYTGLGARIHAYRLPIEYGIVVDVSHAEHPDLKDYEYFPLNSGPTILRGATIPAGLFERLTKTANKLKIPYQIEAVPSVTGTDADDIAFNRDGIPTCVLNIPLRYMHTPIEVVSLKDIERTATLITQFIRGFN, from the coding sequence ATGGAGTATCTTGACGGGTTGCTCGAGAAGTTGACCCTGGCCATTGGCGTCGGCTATGGGGGAGATATTTCTGATGTGATCCTTCAGTGCCTCGATGCTGAAAATATCCCCGCGGTACTGGAAAAAGACGGCAGTGTCAGTGCCCACCTGAAAGGTGGAGGAAAACGTGGTGTTATGCTGGCGTGTCATGCAGATGAGATAGGATATATGGTGTCGAGGATCGATGTGGAAGGGCGTATATTTCTAAGCGAGATAGGAGGTACCGATGCGCGGATCCTTCCGGGGCAGGAAGTGATAGTCACGGGTAAGAGGAGGCTGAGCGGTTACATTGCCGCAAAACCCCCGCATCTTCTCTCGAAGGAGGACCGTGAGAAAGCCCCTCGTCTCGAGGATTTATTTGTTGATACTGGACTGGCGCCTTCGGTAGTAAAGACGGATGTTCGAATAGGTGATTATGTTACGTTTGCCGGCCTGTACGGGAAATTGCCGGGCGATCTGCGGACGGTAAAAGCGCTGGACAACCGAGCGAGTGTTGCTTGCGGCATTTTGGTACTCAAGGAGTTGGCAAAGAAGAGAAGCGGTATCGACGTGTATTTTGTTGCCACCAGCCAGGAAGAATACACGGGGCTGGGAGCGAGGATTCATGCTTACCGCCTGCCGATTGAATACGGTATTGTCGTTGATGTCTCTCATGCAGAACATCCAGACCTGAAAGATTATGAATATTTTCCATTGAACAGCGGTCCTACTATACTGCGGGGCGCTACGATACCTGCAGGTCTCTTCGAGCGGCTTACGAAAACGGCAAATAAATTGAAGATACCATATCAGATAGAGGCAGTACCAAGCGTGACCGGTACTGATGCAGATGATATCGCGTTCAATCGCGATGGCATACCTACATGCGTTTTGAATATACCATTGCGTTATATGCATACGCCGATTGAAGTAGTATCCTTGAAGGATATTGAACGGACCGCCACATTGATTACACAATTCATAAGAGGGTTCAATTAA
- the dnaB gene encoding replicative DNA helicase, giving the protein MEEKRVPPHSLEAEESVLGAILLDPNALPKAMEIISEEHFYQAANQKVFRAILGLFNRNVTADLVTVTDWLKQNKMLDEIGGPEYLSNIVGNILTTANVEHHARVVLDKAIKRSVIQVGMEMLKNSFEDNQTAAELVDYAQNSVFQIKEKGLRKEPVSIRGYITKIIETAESMRGARMITGVETGYYELDEITSGFQKGDFIVVAGRPSMGKTAFVLNVASYAAIKNNVPTGIFSVEMSGEALVQRLLCSEAKVSLKNLRRGMLRNEDWVNLATAAGNLDKAPILIDDSAQMSIYELKAKARRLKADYGIGMLIVDYLQLLDGPKLARTVSRQQEISEISRALKALAKELDCPMVVVSQLSRMPEHREHKRPILADLRESGAIEQDADVVVFIYRDEVYDPQTEKKGVAEIIVAKQRNGPTGIIELNFFNEFTQFANFTLREEELVEEEREPF; this is encoded by the coding sequence ATGGAAGAAAAGAGAGTACCACCTCATTCACTGGAAGCCGAAGAATCGGTATTGGGTGCGATACTGCTGGACCCGAACGCTTTGCCAAAGGCGATGGAAATTATTAGCGAGGAGCATTTTTACCAGGCGGCAAATCAGAAGGTATTTCGGGCGATCCTGGGTCTGTTCAACCGCAACGTCACTGCGGATCTTGTTACGGTTACGGACTGGTTGAAACAAAACAAGATGCTCGATGAAATCGGTGGGCCTGAGTACCTGTCGAATATTGTAGGCAACATCCTTACGACGGCGAATGTGGAGCATCACGCGCGTGTCGTTTTGGATAAGGCGATCAAGCGAAGCGTCATTCAGGTCGGTATGGAGATGCTGAAGAACAGTTTTGAGGACAATCAGACAGCCGCCGAACTTGTTGACTATGCACAGAACAGTGTTTTCCAGATCAAAGAGAAAGGCCTCAGAAAAGAACCGGTCAGTATCAGAGGTTATATCACAAAAATAATCGAAACCGCTGAATCGATGCGCGGTGCTCGGATGATTACGGGAGTCGAAACTGGATACTATGAACTCGATGAGATAACATCCGGTTTCCAGAAAGGTGATTTTATAGTCGTTGCTGGAAGACCTTCAATGGGGAAGACGGCGTTTGTCCTAAACGTCGCTTCTTATGCGGCCATAAAGAATAATGTCCCGACTGGGATTTTCTCGGTCGAAATGTCCGGGGAAGCTCTGGTACAGCGTTTGCTGTGCAGCGAGGCAAAGGTGAGTCTGAAGAATCTCCGCAGGGGGATGCTGCGTAACGAGGACTGGGTCAATCTTGCAACTGCCGCTGGCAATCTTGATAAGGCTCCGATATTGATCGATGATTCGGCCCAGATGTCGATATACGAGCTGAAAGCCAAGGCAAGGCGTTTGAAAGCAGATTATGGCATCGGGATGCTTATCGTTGATTATCTTCAACTCCTGGATGGCCCCAAACTGGCCAGGACTGTCTCGAGGCAGCAGGAGATTTCAGAAATTTCGAGAGCACTCAAAGCTCTCGCAAAGGAATTAGATTGTCCGATGGTCGTCGTCTCGCAGTTGTCCAGGATGCCTGAGCACCGTGAACATAAACGGCCAATACTGGCTGATCTCCGCGAAAGCGGTGCGATCGAGCAGGACGCCGATGTTGTTGTGTTCATCTACCGTGATGAGGTGTATGATCCGCAGACCGAGAAAAAGGGTGTTGCCGAGATCATTGTGGCGAAACAGCGCAACGGTCCAACCGGTATCATCGAGCTGAATTTTTTCAATGAATTCACCCAGTTTGCCAATTTTACACTGAGAGAAGAGGAATTGGTTGAGGAAGAACGTGAACCTTTTTAG
- the rpoZ gene encoding DNA-directed RNA polymerase subunit omega translates to MIIPVEEIWKRFQNKYKAVNVAALEARKLKEEQGKGLVDEKMNPILEALRRLLSDKIKFRE, encoded by the coding sequence ATGATAATCCCCGTTGAAGAAATATGGAAGAGATTTCAGAACAAGTACAAGGCTGTTAATGTTGCAGCGCTCGAAGCGCGGAAGCTGAAGGAAGAACAAGGTAAGGGTCTTGTGGATGAAAAGATGAATCCGATCCTTGAGGCCCTGCGGCGCCTGCTGAGCGATAAAATTAAATTTAGGGAATGA
- the cobO gene encoding cob(I)yrinic acid a,c-diamide adenosyltransferase: MIHIYTGNGKGKTTAALGQAMRAIGHGLKVLMIQFMKGEVNYGELEAAKQLSNFTIEQFGRPDFVNPENPDETDIRLAKAALARATGAVNGHQYDIIILDEINVAVNFGLIETKDVISLFKQKPEDVVLILTGRYMPEEFAPFADLITECREVKHYFNKGAKAREGFEY, translated from the coding sequence ATGATACATATCTATACAGGAAACGGAAAAGGTAAAACGACCGCGGCTTTGGGCCAAGCAATGCGGGCCATTGGCCACGGTCTGAAAGTCCTGATGATTCAGTTCATGAAGGGTGAGGTCAATTACGGAGAACTTGAAGCAGCAAAACAACTATCTAACTTCACAATCGAACAGTTCGGGCGTCCCGATTTCGTAAATCCCGAAAATCCAGATGAAACGGATATCCGTCTCGCAAAAGCGGCACTGGCGAGAGCTACTGGCGCCGTGAATGGCCACCAGTATGATATAATAATTCTCGATGAGATCAACGTTGCTGTAAATTTTGGATTGATAGAGACCAAAGATGTGATATCACTTTTCAAACAGAAACCGGAAGATGTCGTGCTGATACTGACGGGTCGCTACATGCCCGAGGAATTTGCACCTTTTGCCGATCTGATTACCGAATGCAGAGAGGTTAAACACTATTTCAACAAAGGCGCAAAGGCGCGCGAAGGTTTTGAATACTAG
- a CDS encoding ABC transporter permease: protein MNLFSAIGDFSSFLFRSVFIPWQLQHSRYRILRQVFEVGIGSLPIILIIAAFVGLVSIVQTSYQVAGTVPRYILGMTVGRMVMIELGPILTALMVSGRCASSMAAEIGTMRVTEQIDALEIMAINPHRFLSLPRIIGTFIALPVLTVIAEFDALLVSGAYAHFFLDIPFGVFNYGLTHLFYAKDFFGGLVKSLFFAVVIATAGCYFGFNVRGGAREVGRAATYAVVTASILILTLDFLIALVIFG, encoded by the coding sequence GTGAACCTTTTTAGCGCGATCGGCGATTTTTCGTCTTTTTTATTCCGCAGTGTTTTCATACCCTGGCAACTCCAGCATTCTAGATATAGAATTTTGCGTCAGGTTTTCGAAGTGGGGATCGGATCCTTGCCGATTATTCTGATAATTGCTGCTTTTGTTGGTTTGGTTTCAATAGTCCAGACTTCGTATCAGGTGGCGGGAACCGTGCCGAGATATATACTCGGCATGACGGTCGGCCGCATGGTGATGATCGAGCTGGGACCGATCCTCACCGCCTTGATGGTCAGTGGTCGCTGCGCATCCTCGATGGCTGCCGAGATCGGGACCATGCGTGTGACCGAGCAGATCGATGCGCTGGAGATCATGGCGATAAACCCGCACAGATTTCTCAGTTTACCGCGGATAATCGGTACTTTCATCGCGTTACCCGTGCTGACAGTTATCGCCGAATTTGACGCGCTGTTGGTCAGCGGTGCCTATGCACATTTTTTCCTGGATATACCTTTTGGTGTTTTTAACTACGGCCTGACTCATCTCTTCTATGCCAAGGATTTCTTCGGTGGTCTGGTGAAGTCGCTTTTCTTCGCCGTTGTGATAGCGACTGCCGGGTGCTATTTTGGCTTCAACGTCCGGGGTGGTGCACGAGAGGTTGGACGGGCAGCAACCTACGCCGTTGTTACTGCTTCGATCCTGATACTCACATTGGATTTTTTGATCGCTTTGGTGATATTCGGATGA
- the radA gene encoding DNA repair protein RadA: MKTRFVCQHCGAFAPKWLGRCPECGSYASMVEEIIEKRKVTGKAKGAAPVSLRDIPFAEKDRKSIGIKELDRVLGGGLVKGSLVLLGGDPGIGKSTLMLQISSLIARKKGRVLYASGEESPYQIRMRAERLGSVDAAIDLLSETDLDSIIESARKCDPELLVIDSIQTTYKTGLASAPGSVAQVRECGGDLMRFAKEREITTVLIGHVTKYGVIAGPKTLEHIVDTVLYFEGDKGQQYRILRAIKNRFGSTNEIGVFEMTEQGLNEVVNPSSLFISESVASGSAVTSVMEGTRPLLVEVQALTSPASFNYPQRVATGIDYKRLAMLLAVLERRVGIGVHGMDCFVNAVGGIKINEPGCDLGLILAIASSVKNKVIEKGTLVIGEVGLGGEVRAVYGVESRLKEAEKLGFKVGIIPEKNKHGSGNFNMKLVGVSDVKEAVRIALV, encoded by the coding sequence ATGAAAACACGATTTGTTTGCCAGCATTGTGGCGCTTTTGCACCTAAGTGGTTAGGCAGGTGCCCGGAATGTGGGTCGTATGCCTCAATGGTTGAGGAAATAATCGAAAAAAGAAAAGTAACGGGAAAGGCAAAAGGCGCAGCACCGGTATCTCTGCGTGATATTCCTTTTGCAGAGAAGGATCGAAAGAGCATTGGCATCAAAGAGCTGGACAGGGTACTCGGAGGCGGTCTTGTTAAGGGTTCGTTGGTCTTGCTTGGTGGTGATCCTGGCATCGGGAAATCCACGTTGATGCTTCAAATTTCGTCACTCATAGCGCGGAAAAAGGGCCGTGTCCTGTATGCCAGTGGTGAAGAATCGCCGTACCAGATCCGGATGCGGGCCGAGCGGTTAGGAAGTGTTGATGCAGCAATAGATCTGCTCTCGGAGACCGATTTGGATTCCATAATTGAATCTGCGCGCAAATGCGATCCAGAACTTCTGGTGATCGATTCAATACAGACTACATACAAGACAGGGCTTGCTTCGGCTCCAGGTTCAGTAGCTCAGGTACGGGAGTGCGGCGGTGATTTGATGCGGTTTGCCAAGGAGAGAGAAATAACAACAGTTTTGATAGGTCATGTAACAAAATATGGTGTAATTGCCGGTCCCAAGACGCTAGAGCATATTGTAGATACCGTCCTTTATTTCGAGGGTGATAAAGGCCAGCAATACCGTATCCTGAGGGCAATAAAGAATCGTTTTGGCTCGACAAATGAAATCGGTGTATTCGAGATGACCGAACAGGGGTTAAACGAAGTGGTTAACCCATCCAGTCTTTTCATATCCGAATCGGTCGCATCGGGTTCTGCAGTAACATCGGTCATGGAAGGTACGAGGCCTCTGTTGGTCGAAGTGCAAGCACTGACCAGCCCGGCGTCTTTCAACTATCCCCAGCGCGTGGCGACGGGTATTGACTACAAAAGGTTGGCAATGCTTCTTGCGGTATTGGAGAGACGCGTGGGCATTGGTGTGCACGGTATGGACTGTTTTGTTAACGCTGTTGGCGGCATCAAGATTAACGAACCCGGATGCGATCTCGGTCTCATTCTTGCCATTGCTTCTTCGGTGAAAAACAAAGTCATTGAAAAGGGTACTCTGGTAATAGGCGAGGTGGGTCTTGGCGGTGAAGTGAGAGCGGTCTATGGGGTTGAATCAAGGTTGAAAGAAGCTGAGAAGCTGGGTTTTAAGGTCGGTATCATTCCCGAGAAAAACAAACATGGTTCAGGAAACTTCAATATGAAACTTGTGGGTGTTAGTGATGTGAAAGAGGCTGTGAGAATTGCGTTGGTTTGA
- a CDS encoding MlaD family protein, whose protein sequence is MTKGLRETFVGIFVVVGIIVFIALYTWLSGKVFLRNTYDARVYFEDVEGLRVGDPVLVYGIEKGKVKSMHIDSSRVQVILAVDRDVRLPDDTRICIRAVSYVGADKYVKITPGTSDKIPDVYYGTGGSLDLEALGSQLDSLITTFGKIEIPDLDEAVRRFSADLSKSLGRLLSMLEDPVDKIDMLAVRLDSLTILFKGDGTVGRLLKSDELYEELRETNLALKTLIQDINENPKKYINVKVF, encoded by the coding sequence ATGACTAAAGGATTGAGGGAAACTTTCGTAGGTATTTTTGTCGTTGTTGGCATCATTGTCTTTATTGCCCTTTACACCTGGCTTTCCGGTAAGGTCTTTTTACGCAATACGTATGACGCCAGGGTCTATTTTGAGGATGTCGAAGGATTGAGGGTCGGCGATCCGGTCCTTGTTTATGGGATAGAGAAGGGCAAGGTAAAATCAATGCATATCGATAGCAGCCGCGTGCAGGTGATTTTGGCCGTGGACCGTGACGTGCGCCTTCCTGATGATACAAGGATTTGTATTCGCGCGGTCAGCTATGTTGGCGCGGACAAGTATGTTAAAATAACACCCGGAACAAGTGATAAGATCCCCGATGTCTACTATGGCACCGGCGGCTCGCTTGACCTCGAAGCGTTGGGCAGCCAGCTGGATAGTCTGATAACGACTTTCGGGAAGATCGAAATACCCGATCTGGATGAAGCGGTGCGGAGATTCTCAGCAGATCTCAGCAAAAGTCTGGGACGGCTTCTGTCGATGTTGGAGGATCCGGTAGACAAAATTGACATGCTTGCAGTTCGATTGGATTCCCTTACGATTCTTTTCAAAGGAGACGGCACAGTTGGCCGTCTGCTGAAATCCGACGAGCTCTATGAGGAGTTAAGGGAAACCAATCTTGCTTTGAAAACTCTCATTCAAGATATCAACGAGAATCCGAAGAAATATATAAACGTAAAGGTGTTCTGA